In Nocardioides conyzicola, one genomic interval encodes:
- a CDS encoding MFS transporter, with translation MSSLLRTRNAVAFSFALNGFCFATMVSRLPDIRSGLELDNGSLGLLLLAISVGSVIALPLSGRLIDRIGATSVTRLGAILVASGLLVAMTGVATDLVALTVVGFFVDGVGIAVWDVSMNVEAAEVERRFGRTMMPRFHAGWSIGSFTGAAIGIPMAALHAPLVLHVPGFAVLAALLAWRSAAAYLPPTITHEDRQAVAGSPWREPRTLAIGVMVLAFALSEGAANDWLSLALIDGYDVRHWVGVAGFTVFVSSMFVGRLTGPVFLDRYGRAPVLWGSAAAAFVGIVLVVFGGNVVLVGLGIVVWGLGASLGFPVGMSAAADDPLRAARRVSVVSTIGYTAFLAGPPLLGLLADHIGTLETLLVIAGLMIPAALTVFAARPPKPAVEEVAA, from the coding sequence GTGTCGTCCCTCCTCCGCACCCGCAACGCGGTCGCCTTCAGCTTCGCGCTCAACGGGTTCTGCTTCGCCACGATGGTCTCGCGGCTGCCTGACATCCGCAGCGGGCTGGAGCTCGACAACGGCTCGCTCGGCCTGCTGCTGCTCGCGATCTCCGTCGGCTCGGTCATCGCGCTGCCGCTGAGCGGACGGCTGATCGACCGGATCGGCGCCACCTCCGTGACCCGGCTCGGCGCGATCCTGGTCGCGTCCGGGCTGCTGGTCGCGATGACCGGTGTCGCGACCGACCTGGTCGCGCTCACGGTGGTCGGCTTCTTCGTCGACGGCGTCGGCATCGCGGTCTGGGACGTCTCGATGAACGTCGAGGCGGCCGAGGTCGAGCGCCGCTTCGGGCGCACGATGATGCCGCGCTTCCACGCCGGCTGGAGCATCGGCTCCTTCACCGGTGCGGCGATCGGCATCCCGATGGCGGCGCTGCACGCGCCGCTGGTGCTCCACGTCCCGGGGTTCGCCGTCCTCGCCGCGCTGCTCGCCTGGCGCTCCGCGGCGGCGTACCTGCCTCCGACGATCACCCACGAGGACCGGCAGGCCGTCGCCGGCTCGCCCTGGCGCGAGCCGCGCACCCTCGCCATCGGCGTGATGGTGCTGGCGTTCGCGCTCTCCGAGGGCGCCGCCAACGACTGGCTCTCGCTGGCGCTCATCGACGGGTACGACGTCCGCCACTGGGTCGGCGTCGCCGGCTTCACCGTCTTCGTCAGCTCGATGTTCGTCGGGCGGCTGACCGGCCCCGTCTTCCTGGACCGCTACGGCCGGGCGCCGGTGCTGTGGGGCTCCGCCGCGGCCGCCTTCGTCGGGATCGTGCTCGTCGTCTTCGGCGGCAACGTGGTCCTGGTCGGGCTGGGCATCGTGGTCTGGGGCCTGGGCGCGTCGCTCGGCTTCCCCGTCGGCATGAGCGCCGCGGCCGACGACCCGCTGCGGGCCGCGCGCCGGGTCAGCGTGGTCTCCACCATCGGCTACACCGCCTTCCTGGCCGGCCCGCCGCTGCTCGGCCTGCTCGCCGACCACATCGGCACGCTGGAGACGCTGCTCGTGATCGCCGGGCTGATGATCCCCGCCGCCCTCACGGTGTTCGCGGCCCGACCGCCGAAGCCGGCGGTCGAAGAGGTCGCTGCCTAG
- a CDS encoding ABC transporter ATP-binding protein, whose product MRLGPAVLEARSLTVSYGETRAVDAVDLALRPGSRTAIMGPSGSGKSTLVHALAGVVRPDAGEVWFEDERLDQLSEAERSRRRLSRMGMVFQFGDLVPELTVVENVMLPLQVLGEKARPARARALEMLDALGVADLADRRTGTVSGGQVQRAAVARSLVHGPSVVLADEPTGALDSLTAEQVLDTMVAVTSAAGAALVVVTHDHVVASHLDDLVVVRDGRVAEAAVA is encoded by the coding sequence ATGAGGCTCGGACCGGCCGTCCTGGAGGCCCGCTCCCTCACGGTGAGCTACGGCGAGACGAGGGCCGTCGACGCGGTCGACCTGGCCCTCCGGCCCGGGTCGCGCACCGCGATCATGGGGCCCTCGGGGTCCGGCAAGTCGACGCTGGTCCACGCGCTGGCCGGGGTCGTCCGACCGGACGCGGGCGAGGTCTGGTTCGAGGACGAGCGACTCGACCAGCTGAGCGAGGCCGAGCGGAGCCGGCGGCGACTGTCCCGGATGGGCATGGTCTTCCAGTTCGGCGACCTCGTGCCCGAGCTGACCGTGGTCGAGAACGTGATGCTGCCGCTGCAGGTGCTCGGCGAGAAGGCGCGACCGGCCCGGGCCCGGGCCCTCGAGATGCTCGACGCCCTGGGCGTGGCCGACCTCGCGGACCGGCGTACGGGCACCGTGTCCGGAGGCCAGGTCCAGCGCGCCGCGGTCGCGCGATCACTCGTGCACGGACCCTCGGTGGTGCTGGCCGACGAGCCCACGGGGGCGCTCGACAGCCTCACCGCCGAGCAGGTCCTGGACACGATGGTCGCGGTCACCTCCGCGGCGGGGGCGGCGCTGGTCGTGGTGACGCACGACCACGTCGTCGCCTCGCACCTCGACGACCTGGTCGTGGTCCGCGACGGCCGGGTCGCCGAGGCAGCGGTCGCGTGA
- a CDS encoding STAS domain-containing protein, with amino-acid sequence MEILTDGPTILLSGDFDVRSTWEVRNAIYEHLQGHDEDVVIDLTEVTTIDMTALKVLAVATRQAARAGHHLTLRGCGPSVRRMLHLTRLIRVVEVERVAASA; translated from the coding sequence ATGGAGATCCTGACCGACGGTCCGACCATCCTCCTCAGCGGTGACTTCGACGTGCGCAGCACGTGGGAGGTCCGCAACGCCATCTACGAGCACCTGCAGGGCCACGACGAGGACGTCGTCATCGACCTCACCGAGGTGACCACCATCGACATGACCGCACTCAAGGTGCTCGCGGTCGCCACCCGGCAGGCGGCCCGCGCCGGGCACCACCTCACGCTGCGCGGCTGCGGTCCGTCCGTACGCCGGATGCTGCACCTCACCCGGCTGATCCGCGTGGTCGAGGTGGAGCGCGTCGCCGCGTCCGCCTGA
- a CDS encoding FtsX-like permease family protein — MTSLLLGLRLSVTPAARLRTALLALAAATGSTILLVTFAAGHHQLVTATSYQAEMPRLVLVIVTVVALPCTVLVATVARLSASVRDRRLANLRLIGLSPNQTRLVGTGEAGGAAVVGTLLGWGLFWLVRPLLLGHSPAGAAWGDFFAPTVRDQVLVVVGVPAVAILASVLPARSSVGDALARSRRADRRPPGWWRLLPLAVGGALCLVVVASGPHDDDISDGLTAALFGGIVLTAVGMLLVLPVLVRLLTRLTSGRALGPAQRIAVRRLEAQPAGVARIIGALLIGLFLATGARFVLVAFESTDEYAQAARNHDVEQRVEVVTNERHVDTVLAGLMRTDGVSGAVDLPMLHNNRLGMEAVVATCAQLAAAAPEITGCRDGEPMWLHDHSGIDETGTVAWRTGDVHGRRVATTDLALVSTSVEQPSYDALSPVYADVIIPPTMVAPLPPDAWHSVLVVGPPGPDLASRLADLGYAPSYFGTEDYEFVATMRSVIWIVAGVVLGVGLLALTVSAIDRAVQRRKEVVALQLVGLGRGVIRRAQALETAVPVTVGAVLAVGLGSLAGATYLSVDDSTTIPWAQSLVLAAVAVVGGLGVAAVTMVAAAPRLRAEEIRAE; from the coding sequence GTGACCTCGCTCCTGCTCGGGCTGCGGCTGTCGGTCACGCCGGCGGCGCGGCTGCGGACGGCCCTGCTCGCGCTCGCCGCCGCGACCGGCTCGACGATCCTGCTCGTCACGTTCGCCGCCGGCCACCACCAGCTGGTCACGGCCACGTCGTACCAGGCCGAGATGCCGCGGCTCGTGCTGGTGATCGTCACCGTGGTCGCGCTGCCCTGCACCGTGCTCGTGGCGACGGTCGCCCGGCTCTCGGCGTCGGTGCGCGACCGGCGGCTGGCCAACCTGCGGCTGATCGGGCTCAGCCCCAACCAGACTCGCCTGGTCGGCACCGGCGAGGCCGGTGGGGCCGCGGTCGTCGGCACCCTCCTCGGCTGGGGCCTCTTCTGGCTGGTCCGGCCGCTGCTGCTCGGGCACTCCCCCGCCGGCGCGGCCTGGGGCGACTTCTTCGCGCCCACGGTCCGCGACCAGGTGCTGGTCGTCGTCGGGGTCCCCGCGGTCGCGATCCTGGCGAGCGTGCTCCCGGCCCGGTCCTCGGTCGGCGACGCGCTGGCCCGCAGCCGGCGCGCCGACCGGCGTCCGCCCGGCTGGTGGCGCCTGCTGCCCCTCGCCGTCGGTGGCGCGCTGTGCCTCGTCGTCGTCGCGTCCGGCCCCCACGACGACGACATCTCCGACGGCCTGACCGCCGCGCTCTTCGGGGGGATCGTGCTGACCGCCGTCGGCATGCTGCTGGTGCTGCCGGTGCTGGTGCGCCTGCTGACACGACTGACGTCCGGCCGCGCCCTGGGCCCGGCCCAGCGCATCGCCGTACGACGCCTCGAGGCGCAGCCGGCCGGCGTCGCCCGGATCATCGGGGCGCTGCTGATCGGGCTGTTCCTCGCCACCGGCGCCCGCTTCGTGCTGGTCGCCTTCGAGAGCACCGACGAGTACGCCCAGGCCGCGCGCAACCACGACGTCGAGCAGCGGGTCGAGGTCGTCACCAACGAACGGCACGTCGACACCGTCCTCGCCGGGCTGATGCGGACCGACGGGGTGAGCGGCGCTGTCGACCTGCCGATGCTCCACAACAACCGGCTGGGCATGGAGGCGGTGGTCGCCACCTGCGCCCAGCTCGCCGCCGCCGCTCCGGAGATCACGGGCTGTCGCGACGGCGAGCCGATGTGGCTGCACGACCACTCCGGGATAGACGAGACCGGCACGGTCGCCTGGCGCACCGGCGACGTGCACGGGCGCCGCGTGGCCACGACCGACCTCGCGCTCGTGTCGACCAGCGTCGAGCAGCCGTCGTACGACGCACTGTCGCCGGTGTACGCCGACGTCATCATCCCGCCGACGATGGTCGCCCCGCTCCCGCCGGACGCCTGGCACAGCGTGCTGGTGGTCGGCCCACCCGGCCCGGACCTGGCCAGCCGGCTGGCGGACCTCGGCTACGCCCCCAGCTACTTCGGGACCGAGGACTACGAGTTCGTCGCGACCATGCGCTCGGTGATCTGGATCGTCGCGGGGGTCGTGCTGGGCGTCGGCCTGCTCGCACTCACCGTGTCCGCGATCGACCGGGCCGTGCAGCGCCGCAAGGAGGTCGTCGCCCTGCAGCTGGTGGGTCTCGGTCGTGGCGTGATCCGGCGGGCGCAGGCCCTGGAGACCGCCGTACCGGTCACCGTCGGCGCCGTCCTCGCGGTGGGTCTCGGGTCGCTGGCCGGCGCGACGTACCTGAGCGTCGACGACTCGACCACCATCCCCTGGGCGCAGAGCCTGGTGCTGGCTGCGGTCGCCGTCGTCGGAGGCCTCGGGGTCGCGGCGGTCACCATGGTCGCCGCCGCTCCACGGCTGCGCGCCGAGGAGATCCGTGCGGAGTGA
- a CDS encoding BTAD domain-containing putative transcriptional regulator translates to MEVSVLGPVEVSLAGAPVDLGTPKQRALVAALALSRGWPVSVDSIVDLLWEDQAPPGVTATLQAYVSQLRRVLEPDRQRRAPATVLVTVAPGYALRVPDEAIDATRFEREVAEVHRALQPHPPWGPTPLPAATLRDLTDRLDGALGTWRGVPYTELGDADAAVAERARLDELRLVALEDRAVVELALGRHATIAAELEALTAAHPLRERLWALWAVALTRSGRQAQALEVLARVRTILDEELGLEPSAELRGLQTAVLRQDRDLEWVAPVEDAAPVPTPPVPATEPTAPVVEEPVAPWPMVGRDADLAALVALVDRAQSGLPSYAVLTGDPGIGKSRLAAELVAEARRRGVRALVGRCSQDDGAPPLWPWKTVLEGIGMSVLADDAADVGPADDGAQFRAWERIVAGIRDAAQAEPLLVVLDDLHWADTSTLRVLRRLVESVDAARLLVLGTWRPHPEPTGALADLAEGLARMHALRIELTGLPATEAAAVFEGVTRRELSDRQADELVTRTDGNPFFLVEFARLAGERAAPGVPDDGVPTAVADVLNRRLLRLPEQTVGALRAAAVLGRSFDTPTLAAVTGIDEDDLLDVVEPAQAAGLVREDGIDHYFFSHALVRDTLRAGMRVSRRARAHARAAEALQGAPGRETEVARHWREAGPSYADRAWRACVEAARLARRYYAYDQAAELLRDALTSLDGDAATGPAERYAVLMALIEEYRWAARLPELVGAVEEAIAVGKQLRDPEAVARAAIATTTGVLWRSGPPGATNETVVGALRGSLDRLPAADSELRCRSMLALANEIQDAATYEERRALCDEGLAMARRLDDPDLLLDACQTVFVSLWLPQTATERLALVGESLELARATGRERSFVVSACLRAAVLSELGRTTELFDAVDLARAEAERLRIVFGETVLNGIVVPWHAMAGRFDECDRLVEHTRQLAGQISHTNADESVLSSLLSMRLWQGRSLEMVPVLEQFDQTPFPFSASLAVYLWRAGEHDRARAYFADHGAPLDRVNDISLLSWCHGAELALYLGERDVAAGAYDLLAPYAGTSCCAGSDLALGPIDAYLALAAAAVGERELAGRHADDALALADEWGIPLFADWLREVRRTHDF, encoded by the coding sequence GTGGAGGTGTCCGTGCTCGGCCCCGTCGAGGTGTCCCTCGCCGGCGCCCCCGTCGACCTCGGGACGCCGAAGCAGCGCGCCCTCGTCGCCGCGCTCGCGCTCTCGCGCGGGTGGCCGGTCTCGGTCGACAGCATCGTGGACCTGCTCTGGGAGGACCAGGCGCCCCCCGGGGTGACCGCCACGCTGCAGGCCTACGTCTCCCAGCTGCGCCGGGTGTTGGAGCCGGACCGGCAGCGTCGGGCACCCGCGACCGTCCTGGTCACCGTGGCGCCCGGCTACGCGCTGCGCGTGCCCGACGAGGCGATCGATGCCACCCGGTTCGAGCGGGAGGTCGCCGAGGTGCACCGCGCCCTGCAGCCGCACCCGCCCTGGGGTCCGACGCCCCTCCCGGCCGCGACGCTCCGCGACCTCACCGACCGGCTGGACGGGGCGCTCGGCACGTGGCGCGGGGTCCCGTACACCGAGCTCGGTGACGCCGACGCGGCCGTGGCCGAGCGGGCCCGTCTCGACGAGCTGCGCCTGGTGGCGCTCGAGGACCGGGCCGTCGTCGAGCTGGCCCTCGGCCGGCACGCGACCATCGCGGCCGAGCTGGAGGCCCTGACCGCCGCCCACCCGCTGCGCGAGCGCCTGTGGGCTCTGTGGGCGGTCGCCCTGACCCGGAGCGGTCGCCAGGCGCAGGCGCTCGAGGTGCTCGCCCGGGTCCGCACCATCCTGGACGAGGAGCTGGGGCTCGAGCCGTCGGCCGAGCTGCGCGGCCTGCAGACCGCCGTCCTCCGGCAGGACCGCGACCTCGAGTGGGTCGCCCCGGTCGAGGACGCCGCTCCCGTGCCGACGCCCCCGGTCCCCGCCACCGAGCCGACCGCGCCGGTCGTCGAGGAGCCGGTCGCACCCTGGCCGATGGTCGGTCGCGACGCCGACCTGGCCGCGCTGGTGGCCCTGGTCGACCGGGCGCAGTCGGGCCTCCCGTCGTACGCCGTGCTCACGGGCGACCCCGGCATCGGCAAGTCCCGTCTGGCCGCGGAGCTCGTCGCCGAGGCCCGGCGCCGCGGGGTCCGGGCCCTGGTCGGCCGGTGCTCCCAGGACGACGGGGCGCCACCGCTCTGGCCGTGGAAGACGGTGCTGGAGGGGATCGGCATGAGCGTGCTCGCCGACGACGCGGCCGACGTCGGTCCGGCCGACGACGGTGCCCAGTTCCGGGCGTGGGAGCGCATCGTCGCCGGCATCCGGGACGCGGCGCAGGCGGAGCCGCTGCTGGTGGTCCTCGACGACCTGCACTGGGCCGACACCTCGACGCTGCGGGTGCTGCGGCGGCTGGTGGAGTCGGTGGACGCCGCCCGTCTGCTGGTGCTCGGCACCTGGCGGCCGCACCCCGAGCCCACCGGTGCGCTCGCCGACCTCGCGGAGGGTCTCGCCCGGATGCACGCGCTGCGCATCGAGCTGACCGGCCTCCCCGCCACCGAGGCGGCGGCCGTCTTCGAGGGCGTCACCCGGCGAGAGCTCAGCGACCGGCAGGCCGACGAGCTGGTCACCCGCACGGACGGCAACCCCTTCTTCCTCGTGGAGTTCGCCCGGCTGGCAGGGGAGCGGGCCGCGCCCGGCGTCCCGGACGACGGCGTCCCGACCGCCGTCGCCGACGTGCTCAACCGCCGCCTGCTCCGACTGCCCGAGCAGACCGTCGGCGCGCTGCGGGCGGCGGCCGTGCTGGGCCGCAGCTTCGACACCCCGACCCTCGCGGCGGTGACCGGCATCGACGAGGACGACCTGCTCGACGTGGTCGAGCCCGCCCAGGCCGCCGGCCTGGTCCGCGAGGACGGCATCGACCACTACTTCTTCTCCCACGCGCTGGTCCGCGACACCCTGCGCGCGGGGATGAGGGTCAGCCGTCGCGCGCGGGCCCACGCCCGGGCGGCCGAGGCGCTCCAGGGCGCCCCCGGCCGCGAGACGGAGGTGGCGCGGCACTGGCGCGAGGCGGGTCCGTCGTACGCCGACCGCGCTTGGCGCGCCTGCGTGGAGGCGGCTCGCCTGGCTCGCCGCTACTACGCCTACGACCAGGCGGCCGAGCTGCTGCGCGACGCCCTGACGTCGCTCGACGGCGACGCGGCCACCGGTCCGGCCGAGCGGTACGCCGTGCTGATGGCGCTGATCGAGGAGTACCGCTGGGCGGCGCGGCTGCCCGAGCTCGTCGGCGCGGTCGAGGAGGCGATCGCGGTCGGCAAGCAGCTGCGCGACCCGGAGGCGGTCGCCCGGGCCGCGATCGCGACGACCACGGGCGTGCTGTGGCGGTCGGGACCGCCGGGGGCGACCAACGAGACCGTCGTCGGTGCGCTGCGCGGCAGCCTGGACCGCCTGCCGGCGGCCGACAGCGAGCTGCGCTGCCGGTCGATGCTCGCGCTCGCCAACGAGATCCAGGACGCCGCGACGTACGAGGAGAGGCGCGCCCTGTGCGATGAGGGCCTGGCCATGGCCCGACGGCTCGACGACCCGGACCTGCTGCTGGACGCCTGCCAGACCGTCTTCGTGTCCCTGTGGCTGCCGCAGACCGCCACCGAGCGGCTCGCGCTCGTCGGCGAGTCGCTCGAGCTCGCCCGCGCGACCGGACGCGAGCGCAGCTTCGTGGTCTCGGCGTGCCTGCGCGCCGCGGTGCTCAGCGAGCTGGGGCGGACCACGGAGCTGTTCGACGCGGTCGACCTCGCCCGCGCCGAGGCGGAGCGGCTGCGGATCGTCTTCGGCGAGACGGTCCTCAACGGGATCGTCGTCCCGTGGCACGCGATGGCCGGGAGGTTCGACGAGTGCGACCGGCTGGTCGAGCACACCCGTCAGCTCGCCGGCCAGATCTCGCACACCAACGCCGACGAGTCGGTGCTGAGCTCGCTGCTGTCGATGCGGCTCTGGCAGGGGCGTTCGCTGGAGATGGTCCCGGTGCTGGAGCAGTTCGACCAGACGCCGTTCCCGTTCTCGGCGAGCCTCGCCGTCTACCTGTGGCGGGCGGGCGAGCACGACCGCGCGCGTGCCTACTTCGCCGACCACGGGGCGCCCCTCGACCGGGTCAACGACATCTCGCTGCTGTCGTGGTGCCACGGCGCGGAGCTCGCGCTCTACCTCGGCGAGCGCGACGTGGCCGCCGGCGCCTACGACCTCCTCGCGCCGTACGCCGGGACGTCGTGCTGCGCCGGGTCGGACCTCGCGCTGGGGCCGATCGACGCGTACCTGGCGCTCGCCGCGGCCGCCGTGGGGGAGCGCGAGCTGGCCGGCCGGCACGCCGACGACGCCCTCGCGCTGGCCGACGAGTGGGGCATCCCGCTCTTCGCCGACTGGCTGCGCGAGGTGCGCCGTACGCACGACTTCTGA
- a CDS encoding cob(I)yrinic acid a,c-diamide adenosyltransferase: MVNLTRIYTRTGDAGETRLGDMSVTTKTDPRLAAYADVDEANAHLGLALAQGALEPDVVTLLTRVQNDLFDVGADFCTPVVAEPEYPPLRIEQEYVDRLEAWCDQYNEDLPKLRSFILNGGTEGAALLHVARTVVRRAERSAWAAYEVHGGSMNVLAIMYLNRLSDLLFILARHANREAGDVLWVPGGERD; this comes from the coding sequence ATGGTCAACCTCACCCGGATCTACACGCGCACCGGCGACGCCGGGGAGACCCGTCTCGGCGACATGAGCGTCACCACGAAGACCGACCCCCGGCTCGCGGCGTACGCCGACGTCGACGAGGCCAACGCCCACCTCGGGCTCGCGCTCGCCCAGGGGGCGCTCGAGCCGGACGTCGTCACGCTGCTGACCCGGGTGCAGAACGACCTCTTCGACGTCGGCGCCGACTTCTGCACGCCCGTGGTGGCCGAGCCGGAGTACCCGCCGCTGCGCATCGAGCAGGAGTACGTTGACCGGCTCGAGGCGTGGTGCGACCAGTACAACGAGGACCTGCCCAAGCTGCGGTCCTTCATCCTCAACGGCGGCACCGAGGGCGCCGCCCTGCTCCACGTCGCGCGCACCGTCGTACGCCGGGCGGAGCGGTCGGCCTGGGCGGCGTACGAGGTCCACGGTGGGTCGATGAACGTGCTGGCGATCATGTACCTCAACCGGCTCTCCGACCTGCTCTTCATCCTCGCCCGGCACGCCAACCGCGAGGCCGGCGACGTGCTGTGGGTGCCGGGGGGCGAGCGGGACTAG
- a CDS encoding protein meaA, with product MSDAQSHPAASHAKDRPWLMRTYSGHSTAAASNELYRTNLAKGQTGLSVAFDLPTQTGYDPDSPLARGEVGKVGVPVPHLGEMRRLFEDIPLAEMNTSMTINATAMWLLAMYQVVAEEQNPDRSPEEVAALLAGTTQNDIIKEYLSRGTYAFPPEHSMRLIADVISYTVHQIPKWNPINICSYHLQEAGATPTQELAFALSTAIAVLDAVKDSGQVSADDFEKVVGRISFFVNAGVRFIEETCKMRAFVRLWDEITRERYGVQDPKMRRFRYGVQVNSLGLTEAQPENNVQRIVLEMLGVTLSKDARARAVQLPAWNEALGLPRPWDQQWSLRLQQVLAFESDLLEYDDIFEGSHVIEAKVAELVEGARAEIDRVQAMGGAIAAVEYMKQELVSSHAVRRSRIESGEEVIVGVNKYETTAPSPLTADLDGAIMAADPEAEKTALASVEAWKAQRGDAAVAEALAALAAAAKTDTNLMGPTLAAARAGATTGEWAGALREVFGEYRGPTGVAGAVGSLSMGGSAGEELTAVRRRVQETGDELGGRLRLLVGKPGLDGHSNGAEQVAVRARDAGFEVIYQGIRLTPEQIVSAAVAEDVHCIGLSILSGSHMQLVPDVLDGLRAAGVGDVPVIVGGIIPDSDGRRLRELGVAAVYTPKDYGLTEIMGGIVDVIREANGLD from the coding sequence ATGAGCGACGCCCAGTCCCACCCCGCAGCGAGCCACGCCAAAGACCGGCCGTGGCTGATGCGCACCTACTCCGGGCACTCGACGGCCGCGGCGTCCAACGAGCTGTACCGGACCAACCTCGCCAAGGGCCAGACCGGCCTCTCGGTCGCCTTCGACCTGCCGACCCAGACCGGCTACGACCCGGACTCGCCGCTCGCGCGCGGCGAGGTCGGCAAGGTCGGCGTACCCGTCCCGCACCTCGGTGAGATGCGCCGCCTCTTCGAGGACATCCCGCTCGCCGAGATGAACACCTCGATGACCATCAACGCCACCGCCATGTGGCTGCTGGCGATGTACCAGGTGGTGGCGGAGGAGCAGAACCCGGACCGCTCGCCGGAGGAGGTCGCCGCCCTGCTGGCCGGCACCACTCAGAACGACATCATTAAGGAGTACCTCTCCCGCGGGACCTACGCGTTCCCGCCCGAGCACTCGATGCGGCTGATCGCCGACGTCATCTCCTACACGGTCCACCAGATCCCGAAGTGGAACCCGATCAACATCTGCAGCTACCACCTGCAGGAGGCCGGCGCGACCCCGACGCAGGAGCTCGCCTTCGCGCTGAGCACCGCGATCGCCGTGCTCGATGCCGTCAAGGACTCCGGCCAGGTCTCCGCCGACGACTTCGAGAAGGTCGTCGGGCGGATCTCCTTCTTCGTCAACGCCGGGGTCAGGTTCATCGAGGAGACGTGCAAGATGCGCGCCTTCGTCCGGCTCTGGGACGAGATCACTCGGGAGAGGTACGGCGTCCAGGACCCGAAGATGCGCCGGTTCCGGTACGGCGTCCAGGTCAACTCGCTCGGCCTCACCGAGGCCCAGCCGGAGAACAACGTCCAGCGCATCGTCCTCGAGATGCTCGGCGTCACGCTGTCCAAGGACGCCCGCGCCCGCGCCGTGCAGCTCCCGGCCTGGAACGAGGCCCTCGGCCTGCCCCGGCCCTGGGACCAGCAGTGGTCCCTGCGGCTCCAGCAGGTGCTGGCCTTCGAGTCCGACCTGCTCGAGTACGACGACATCTTCGAGGGCTCCCACGTCATCGAGGCCAAGGTCGCCGAGCTCGTCGAGGGCGCTCGGGCCGAGATCGACCGGGTCCAGGCGATGGGCGGGGCGATCGCGGCGGTCGAGTACATGAAGCAGGAGCTCGTCTCCTCGCACGCCGTACGTCGCTCGCGGATCGAGTCCGGCGAGGAGGTGATCGTGGGCGTCAACAAGTACGAGACCACCGCGCCGTCGCCGCTGACCGCCGACCTGGACGGCGCGATCATGGCCGCCGACCCCGAGGCCGAGAAGACCGCGCTCGCCAGCGTCGAGGCGTGGAAGGCCCAGCGCGGCGACGCCGCGGTCGCCGAGGCGCTCGCCGCGCTCGCCGCGGCCGCCAAGACCGACACCAACCTCATGGGCCCGACCCTGGCCGCCGCGCGCGCCGGGGCGACGACCGGCGAGTGGGCCGGAGCGCTGCGCGAGGTCTTCGGCGAGTACCGCGGGCCGACCGGTGTCGCCGGCGCCGTTGGGTCGCTGTCGATGGGCGGGTCCGCGGGCGAGGAGCTGACCGCCGTACGCCGCCGCGTGCAGGAGACCGGCGACGAGCTCGGTGGCCGGCTGCGGCTGCTGGTGGGCAAGCCCGGTCTGGACGGTCACTCCAACGGCGCCGAGCAGGTCGCCGTACGTGCCCGGGACGCGGGGTTCGAGGTGATCTACCAGGGCATCCGGCTGACGCCCGAGCAGATCGTCTCGGCGGCGGTCGCCGAGGACGTGCACTGCATCGGCCTCTCGATCCTGTCCGGCTCGCACATGCAGCTGGTGCCCGACGTCCTCGACGGGCTGCGCGCAGCCGGGGTCGGCGACGTCCCCGTGATCGTCGGCGGGATCATCCCGGACTCCGACGGCCGGCGGCTGCGGGAGCTCGGCGTCGCCGCCGTCTACACGCCCAAGGACTACGGGCTCACCGAGATCATGGGCGGGATCGTCGACGTGATCCGCGAGGCCAACGGGCTCGACTGA